The Streptomyces sp. NBC_01275 genome has a segment encoding these proteins:
- a CDS encoding SCO5717 family growth-regulating ATPase yields MSSDRDGNRGGWATPGDDQPDAESAIETTGEFTIDYAPPAWYTQNAGGGTAGGPTGAADANPAVPGAPGTPEAPFAPPAPPAPPVPGVQGLPFAPPVPAAGPGAPFAPPVPPAPGPAPAPGVPFTPPGQGLGLPFAPPVPPSVPPSAPAAPPVGEPVAVPGLPTDGGFEPQGPQAAEEDGSGNGDLESGATMRFSAVALKREIAEHAASVEAEDGDGSADGPAEASEVAADGSQAVPEADSGASEAAADSAADVDVEAEPAIDGTADEVDAAGPAEVVSEAAAPQDAEAVTDAEPGGAAVVQDAVAVEDAVPQDDSVTDEPSDAVPTDTSSPSDAAPSDAVPSDAVPVAVPEPQDAVPADAEAPEPQDSAPQDVVPAAPPAWTPPPASPGELPPLPPSYQPAAPAPAAQWPAQPQAAPPAPPAWNQQNQQAPEPAPPAPQPGYGFPQPPAPEPAAAQQPPAQQPGYGFPQPQPQPQPPQSQPPAPHGQPGYGFPQPSAPTPPAAPGGYGFPQPPAPQVPHAPHAPQPYPAHPGIPPQADAQPPTAGPQGGPQGAPQGFPQGPPQNAPLNAPQGFPLQPPQGTAPAAPQAPQPPAPDAYQLPQAPQPPQQPLDPRAGAAWPQPIQHDHRQPVNPGAAPLGYTAAVELSSDRLLNNKKQKAKSGRPGAGSSRFKIGGKKEEAERQRKLELIRTPVLSCYRIAVISLKGGVGKTTTTTALGSTLASERQDKILAIDANPDAGTLGRRVRRETGATIRDLVGAIPYLNSYMDIRRFTSQAPSGLEIIANDVDPAVSTTFNDEDYRRAIDVLGKQYPIILTDSGTGLLYSAMRGVLDLADQLIIISTPSVDGASSASTTLDWLSAHGYAELVSRSITVISGVRETGKMIKVEDIVSHFETRCRGVVVVPFDEHLAAGAEVDLDMMRPKVRESYFNLAAMVAEDFVRHQQMHGLWTNDGNPPPVASPPMPGHSMPGQPTPGQPYPGQQIPGQPYPPQPQPGQPYPQQHPQPPQPGQPYPPQPPAGYGYPHQPQPPQQ; encoded by the coding sequence GTGAGCAGCGATCGGGACGGGAACCGCGGGGGCTGGGCCACACCCGGCGATGACCAGCCCGACGCGGAGTCCGCCATCGAGACGACGGGCGAGTTCACCATCGACTACGCACCGCCCGCCTGGTACACGCAGAACGCGGGCGGGGGTACGGCGGGAGGCCCGACGGGGGCTGCGGACGCGAACCCTGCGGTGCCTGGCGCGCCGGGCACGCCGGAGGCTCCGTTCGCCCCGCCCGCGCCGCCGGCTCCACCGGTCCCGGGGGTCCAGGGACTGCCGTTCGCGCCGCCCGTGCCCGCCGCCGGGCCTGGGGCGCCGTTCGCACCGCCTGTGCCTCCTGCCCCGGGTCCGGCTCCGGCTCCGGGTGTGCCGTTCACGCCGCCGGGCCAGGGGCTCGGGCTGCCGTTCGCGCCCCCCGTACCGCCCTCCGTACCGCCCTCCGCGCCTGCCGCTCCCCCCGTCGGGGAGCCGGTCGCCGTGCCCGGACTTCCGACGGACGGCGGGTTCGAGCCCCAGGGGCCGCAGGCCGCCGAGGAGGACGGTTCGGGCAACGGGGACCTGGAGAGCGGCGCCACGATGCGTTTCTCGGCGGTCGCCCTCAAGCGGGAGATCGCGGAGCACGCCGCTTCGGTGGAGGCCGAGGACGGCGACGGCTCTGCCGACGGGCCCGCTGAGGCCTCGGAGGTCGCAGCGGACGGTTCGCAGGCCGTGCCTGAGGCGGACTCGGGTGCGAGCGAGGCCGCCGCGGACTCGGCGGCGGATGTCGATGTGGAGGCCGAGCCCGCGATCGACGGTACGGCCGACGAGGTCGACGCCGCTGGGCCCGCCGAGGTCGTGTCCGAGGCCGCCGCGCCTCAGGACGCCGAGGCCGTGACGGACGCGGAGCCCGGGGGTGCTGCCGTCGTCCAGGACGCCGTCGCCGTCGAGGACGCCGTGCCGCAGGACGACTCCGTCACCGACGAACCGTCGGACGCCGTCCCCACAGACACATCCAGCCCCTCGGACGCCGCTCCCTCGGATGCCGTTCCCTCCGACGCCGTCCCCGTCGCCGTCCCCGAGCCTCAGGACGCCGTCCCCGCGGACGCGGAGGCCCCCGAGCCTCAGGACAGCGCGCCCCAGGACGTCGTCCCCGCCGCGCCGCCCGCCTGGACTCCCCCGCCCGCCTCGCCGGGCGAACTGCCCCCGCTGCCGCCGTCGTATCAGCCCGCCGCGCCCGCTCCTGCCGCCCAGTGGCCGGCCCAGCCGCAGGCGGCCCCGCCTGCGCCACCGGCCTGGAACCAGCAGAACCAGCAGGCCCCGGAGCCCGCCCCGCCGGCGCCGCAGCCCGGCTACGGCTTCCCCCAGCCACCCGCCCCGGAACCGGCGGCAGCGCAGCAACCCCCCGCCCAGCAGCCGGGCTACGGCTTCCCGCAGCCCCAACCCCAGCCCCAGCCGCCGCAGTCCCAGCCCCCTGCCCCCCACGGCCAGCCCGGCTACGGTTTCCCGCAGCCGTCCGCGCCCACGCCTCCGGCCGCCCCCGGCGGCTACGGCTTCCCCCAGCCCCCGGCGCCGCAAGTGCCCCACGCACCGCACGCCCCCCAGCCGTACCCCGCCCACCCCGGCATCCCGCCGCAAGCGGACGCGCAGCCCCCGACGGCCGGCCCGCAGGGCGGTCCCCAGGGCGCCCCTCAGGGATTCCCCCAGGGCCCCCCGCAGAACGCACCCCTGAACGCGCCCCAGGGCTTCCCCCTCCAACCCCCGCAGGGAACCGCTCCGGCCGCTCCGCAAGCCCCCCAACCCCCCGCCCCTGACGCTTACCAGCTCCCTCAGGCCCCGCAGCCTCCCCAGCAGCCCCTCGACCCCCGGGCCGGAGCCGCTTGGCCGCAGCCGATCCAGCACGACCATCGGCAGCCGGTCAACCCCGGTGCCGCGCCGCTGGGTTACACCGCTGCCGTGGAGCTGTCCTCCGACCGGCTGCTGAACAACAAGAAGCAGAAGGCGAAGAGCGGCCGACCGGGCGCAGGCTCCTCCCGCTTCAAGATCGGCGGAAAGAAGGAGGAGGCCGAGCGGCAGCGCAAGCTCGAGCTGATCCGGACGCCGGTGCTGTCCTGCTACCGCATCGCCGTCATCAGCCTCAAGGGCGGTGTGGGCAAGACCACGACCACCACCGCGCTCGGCTCCACCCTCGCCAGCGAGCGGCAGGACAAGATCCTCGCGATCGACGCCAACCCGGACGCCGGCACGCTCGGCCGCCGGGTGCGGCGCGAGACCGGGGCCACCATCCGCGACCTCGTCGGGGCGATCCCGTACCTCAACTCGTACATGGACATCCGGCGGTTCACCTCGCAGGCGCCCTCGGGTCTGGAGATCATCGCCAACGACGTCGACCCGGCCGTGTCCACGACCTTCAACGACGAGGACTACCGGCGCGCGATCGACGTCCTCGGCAAGCAGTACCCGATCATCCTCACCGACTCGGGCACCGGCCTGCTGTACAGCGCGATGCGCGGGGTGCTCGACCTCGCCGACCAGCTCATCATCATCTCCACGCCGTCGGTGGACGGTGCGAGCAGTGCCAGCACGACGTTGGACTGGCTGTCGGCGCACGGGTACGCCGAACTCGTCTCTCGGTCCATCACCGTCATCTCCGGGGTCCGCGAGACCGGCAAGATGATCAAGGTCGAGGACATCGTGTCGCACTTCGAGACCCGCTGCAGGGGCGTCGTCGTCGTACCGTTCGACGAGCATCTGGCGGCCGGCGCCGAGGTCGACCTCGACATGATGCGGCCGAAGGTGCGGGAGTCCTACTTCAACCTCGCGGCGATGGTCGCGGAGGACTTCGTCCGGCACCAGCAGATGCACGGCCTGTGGACCAACGACGGCAACCCGCCGCCGGTGGCCTCCCCGCCCATGCCGGGCCACTCCATGCCCGGACAGCCCACGCCGGGACAGCCCTACCCCGGTCAGCAGATCCCGGGCCAGCCGTACCCGCCGCAGCCCCAACCGGGCCAGCCGTACCCGCAACAGCATCCCCAGCCTCCGCAGCCCGGCCAGCCGTACCCCCCGCAGCCCCCCGCGGGCTACGGCTACCCCCACCAGCCGCAGCCCCCGCAGCAGTGA
- a CDS encoding PQQ-binding-like beta-propeller repeat protein, with translation MSFGPPPSLYTQSTVTAEALQRTRRRKWAVGLLALVLVAALGVGGWLLRSGADDGTKTSDQPVAAGQGRLDVRESVEEPPASTVGKMAFRFSVDDMGPGEHFELPGMWATDKILAKGINKTVVGLTVGTDASPGDEKWKLPLDGPICGYTRHVTGDNRTAVLFRANDRGGAYCNHVAFFDLDDGREVWEGDFPYSQYGDDPGMATGGDDQDAPSVTLTHGTVVVTWGGGTDAYSMDTGKRRWRTTSTGACQDMGAAGGGALIVRQQCWNDDESLPVDSLERVAYKARKIDPNTGDVLWTYSAAKGIRDLDIPSAEPAVLAVQAGEIGISELLSLDAEGADRATIRLQNGTYVGECSTYDDYLVVDDCPTIAVGADQVFLRSKETGDKADANWIVGFELATGNTTKKFDSGPGSLLYPVRMSGGRLLALRESDDHIAPTALVGLDPKTGKETPYFYFNLPAEAETMTMTEYNDILVQDGRVFFGRKKVDGPTADEPKWIYLVLGIESTGSTGSAGSTENARNGENTESTGNGKSTENAGNGESGASRTP, from the coding sequence GTGAGCTTCGGCCCACCCCCCTCCCTCTACACCCAGTCGACCGTGACCGCGGAGGCCCTCCAGCGCACGCGCCGCCGCAAGTGGGCGGTCGGCCTGCTCGCGCTCGTCCTCGTCGCGGCGCTCGGCGTCGGCGGCTGGCTGCTCCGTTCCGGCGCCGACGACGGCACGAAGACCTCGGACCAGCCGGTCGCCGCCGGCCAGGGACGCCTCGACGTCCGGGAGTCGGTCGAGGAGCCGCCCGCGAGCACCGTGGGCAAGATGGCCTTCCGTTTCTCCGTGGACGACATGGGCCCCGGCGAGCACTTCGAGCTGCCGGGCATGTGGGCCACGGACAAGATCCTCGCCAAGGGCATCAACAAGACCGTCGTCGGCCTCACCGTCGGCACCGACGCCTCCCCCGGCGACGAGAAGTGGAAGCTCCCCCTCGACGGCCCGATCTGCGGCTACACCCGCCATGTCACCGGCGACAACCGCACGGCCGTCCTCTTCCGGGCGAACGACCGCGGCGGCGCCTACTGCAACCACGTGGCCTTCTTCGACCTCGACGACGGCCGCGAGGTCTGGGAGGGCGACTTCCCCTACTCCCAGTACGGCGACGACCCGGGCATGGCCACCGGCGGCGACGACCAGGACGCCCCGAGCGTGACCCTGACCCACGGCACGGTCGTCGTGACCTGGGGCGGCGGCACCGACGCGTACAGCATGGACACGGGCAAGCGCCGCTGGCGTACGACGTCGACCGGCGCCTGCCAGGACATGGGCGCGGCCGGCGGAGGCGCGCTCATCGTCCGCCAGCAGTGCTGGAACGACGACGAGAGCCTCCCCGTCGACTCGCTGGAGCGCGTCGCCTACAAGGCCCGCAAGATCGACCCGAACACCGGCGACGTCCTGTGGACCTACTCCGCCGCGAAGGGCATCCGGGACCTCGACATCCCCTCCGCCGAACCGGCCGTCCTCGCCGTCCAGGCCGGCGAGATCGGCATCTCCGAACTGCTCTCCCTCGACGCCGAGGGCGCCGACCGGGCGACGATCCGCCTCCAGAACGGCACCTACGTGGGGGAGTGCTCGACGTACGACGACTACCTCGTCGTAGACGACTGCCCGACCATCGCCGTCGGCGCCGACCAGGTCTTCCTTCGCAGCAAGGAGACGGGTGACAAGGCCGACGCCAACTGGATCGTCGGCTTCGAGCTGGCCACCGGCAACACCACCAAGAAGTTCGACTCCGGCCCGGGCTCGCTGCTGTACCCGGTGCGGATGAGCGGCGGCCGGCTCCTCGCCCTGCGCGAGAGCGACGACCACATCGCGCCCACGGCGCTCGTCGGCCTGGACCCGAAGACGGGGAAGGAGACCCCGTACTTCTACTTCAACCTGCCGGCCGAGGCCGAGACGATGACCATGACGGAGTACAACGACATCCTCGTCCAGGACGGGCGCGTCTTCTTCGGCAGGAAGAAGGTCGACGGCCCCACCGCCGACGAGCCGAAGTGGATCTACCTGGTCCTCGGCATCGAGAGCACCGGGAGCACGGGGAGCGCCGGGAGCACGGAGAACGCGCGGAACGGCGAGAACACGGAGAGCACGGGGAACGGCAAGAGCACGGAGAACGCGGGGAACGGCGAGAGCGGCGCGTCGCGCACGCCGTGA
- a CDS encoding DUF397 domain-containing protein, translating to MAETETQAEIKARKERERDELYALDISGVVWTCAPGAEEHEERVEIAELPDGAVAMRSSLDPDTVLRYTEAEWRAFVLGARDGEFDLEPAPHNGGQAAEAP from the coding sequence ATGGCGGAGACGGAGACGCAAGCGGAGATCAAGGCACGCAAGGAGCGGGAGCGGGACGAGCTGTACGCGCTCGACATCTCCGGCGTCGTGTGGACGTGCGCGCCCGGCGCGGAGGAGCACGAGGAGCGCGTCGAGATCGCCGAGCTGCCCGACGGGGCGGTGGCGATGCGGTCGTCGCTCGACCCGGACACCGTGCTGCGCTACACGGAGGCGGAGTGGCGGGCCTTCGTGCTGGGCGCCCGGGACGGCGAGTTCGATCTGGAGCCCGCGCCGCACAACGGCGGGCAGGCGGCGGAGGCCCCGTAG
- the rpsO gene encoding 30S ribosomal protein S15 — protein sequence MSLDAATKKQIIGEFGQKEGDTGSPEVQVAMLSRRISDLTEHLKTHKHDHHSRRGLLILVGQRRRLLQYLAKKDIQRFRALVDRLGIRRGAAGAK from the coding sequence GTGTCGCTCGACGCCGCTACGAAGAAGCAGATCATCGGCGAGTTCGGCCAGAAGGAGGGCGACACCGGCTCCCCCGAGGTCCAGGTCGCCATGCTCTCCCGTCGGATCTCCGACCTGACCGAGCACCTCAAGACCCACAAGCACGACCACCACTCCCGTCGTGGTCTGCTCATCCTGGTCGGTCAGCGCCGTCGGCTGCTGCAGTACCTGGCCAAGAAGGACATCCAGCGCTTCCGTGCGCTGGTCGACCGCCTCGGCATCCGCCGCGGTGCGGCCGGCGCCAAGTAA
- a CDS encoding polyribonucleotide nucleotidyltransferase gives MENETHYAEAVIDNGAFGTRTIRFETGRLAKQAAGSAVAYLDDDTMVLSATTASKNPKDQLDFFPLTVDVEERMYAAGKIPGSFFRREGRPSEDAILTCRLIDRPLRPSFKKGLRNEIQVVATIMALNPDHLYDVVAINAASASTQLAGLPFSGPIGGVRVALINGQWVAFPTHTELEDAVFDMVVAGRVLEDGDVAIMMVEAEATEKTIQLVAGGAEAPTEEVVASGLDAAKPFIKVLCKAQADLAAKAAKPTGEFPVFLDYQDDVLEALSAAVRPELASALTIAGKQDREAELDRVKALAAEKLLPEFEGREKEVSAAYRSLTKQLVRERVIKEKKRIDGRGVTDIRTLAAEVEAIPRVHGSALFERGETQILGVTTLNMLRMEQQLDTLSPVTRKRYMHNYNFPPYSVGETGRVGSPKRREIGHGALAERAIVPVLPTREEFPYAIRQVSEALGSNGSTSMGSVCASTMSLLNAGVPLKAPVAGIAMGLISQEINGETHYVALTDILGAEDAFGDMDFKVAGTKEFVTALQLDTKLDGIPASVLAAALKQARDARLHILDVMMEAIDTPDEMSPNAPRIITVKIPVDKIGEVIGPKGKMINQIQEDTGAEITIEDDGTIYIGAQVGSQAEAARATINGIANPTMPEVGERYLGTVVKTTTFGAFVSLLPGKDGLLHISQIRKLAGGKRVENVEDVLGVGAKVQVEIAEIDSRGKLSLIPVIEGEEGSEDDKKDDGDK, from the coding sequence GTGGAGAACGAGACCCACTACGCCGAGGCCGTCATCGACAACGGCGCCTTCGGCACCCGCACCATCCGCTTCGAGACGGGCCGCCTGGCCAAGCAGGCCGCCGGCTCCGCCGTGGCGTACCTGGACGACGACACCATGGTGCTGTCGGCCACCACCGCCTCCAAGAACCCCAAGGACCAGCTCGACTTCTTCCCCCTCACGGTGGACGTCGAGGAGCGGATGTACGCCGCCGGCAAGATCCCCGGCAGCTTCTTCCGCCGTGAGGGCCGCCCCTCCGAGGACGCGATCCTCACCTGCCGCCTGATCGACCGCCCGCTGCGCCCGTCCTTCAAGAAGGGCCTGCGCAACGAGATCCAGGTCGTCGCCACGATCATGGCGCTCAACCCCGACCACCTGTACGACGTCGTCGCGATCAACGCGGCCTCCGCGTCCACGCAGCTGGCCGGTCTGCCCTTCTCCGGCCCGATCGGCGGCGTCCGCGTCGCGCTGATCAACGGCCAGTGGGTCGCCTTCCCGACGCACACCGAGCTCGAGGACGCCGTCTTCGACATGGTCGTCGCCGGTCGCGTCCTGGAGGACGGCGACGTCGCGATCATGATGGTCGAGGCCGAGGCCACCGAGAAGACCATCCAGCTGGTCGCGGGCGGCGCCGAGGCGCCGACCGAAGAGGTCGTCGCCTCCGGTCTGGACGCCGCGAAGCCCTTCATCAAGGTGCTCTGCAAGGCCCAGGCCGACCTCGCCGCCAAGGCCGCCAAGCCCACCGGCGAGTTCCCGGTCTTCCTCGACTACCAGGACGACGTCCTGGAGGCGCTGTCCGCCGCCGTCCGCCCGGAGCTCGCCTCCGCGCTGACGATCGCGGGCAAGCAGGACCGCGAGGCCGAGCTGGACCGCGTCAAGGCGCTCGCCGCCGAGAAGCTCCTGCCGGAGTTCGAAGGCCGCGAGAAGGAGGTCTCCGCCGCGTACCGCTCGCTCACCAAGCAGCTGGTCCGCGAGCGCGTGATCAAGGAGAAGAAGCGCATCGACGGCCGTGGCGTCACGGACATCCGTACGCTCGCCGCCGAGGTCGAGGCCATCCCGCGCGTGCACGGCTCGGCGCTGTTCGAGCGTGGCGAGACCCAGATCCTGGGCGTCACCACCCTCAACATGCTCCGGATGGAGCAGCAGCTGGACACCCTCTCCCCGGTGACCCGCAAGCGCTACATGCACAACTACAACTTCCCGCCGTACTCCGTCGGCGAGACCGGTCGCGTCGGCTCCCCCAAGCGCCGCGAGATCGGCCACGGCGCGCTCGCCGAGCGCGCCATCGTGCCGGTCCTGCCGACGCGCGAGGAGTTCCCCTACGCGATCCGTCAGGTGTCCGAGGCCCTCGGCTCCAACGGCTCGACGTCCATGGGCTCGGTCTGCGCCTCCACCATGTCCCTGCTGAACGCCGGTGTGCCCCTCAAGGCCCCCGTCGCCGGCATCGCCATGGGCCTGATCTCCCAGGAGATCAACGGCGAGACGCACTACGTCGCCCTCACCGACATCCTCGGTGCCGAGGACGCCTTCGGCGACATGGACTTCAAGGTCGCCGGCACCAAGGAGTTCGTCACCGCCCTCCAGCTGGACACCAAGCTGGACGGCATCCCGGCCTCCGTCCTGGCCGCCGCTCTCAAGCAGGCCCGTGACGCCCGCCTCCACATCCTCGACGTGATGATGGAAGCGATCGACACGCCGGACGAGATGTCCCCCAACGCCCCGCGGATCATCACCGTCAAGATCCCCGTGGACAAGATCGGCGAGGTCATCGGCCCGAAGGGCAAGATGATCAACCAGATCCAGGAGGACACCGGCGCCGAGATCACGATCGAGGACGACGGCACCATCTACATCGGTGCCCAGGTCGGCTCGCAGGCCGAGGCCGCCCGCGCCACGATCAACGGCATCGCCAACCCGACCATGCCGGAGGTCGGCGAGCGCTACCTGGGCACGGTCGTGAAGACGACCACCTTCGGTGCGTTCGTGTCGCTGCTCCCGGGCAAGGACGGTCTGCTGCACATCTCGCAGATCCGCAAGCTCGCCGGCGGCAAGCGCGTGGAGAACGTCGAGGACGTGCTCGGCGTGGGCGCCAAGGTCCAGGTCGAGATCGCCGAGATCGACTCCCGCGGCAAGCTCTCCCTGATCCCCGTGATCGAGGGCGAGGAAGGCTCTGAGGACGACAAGAAGGACGACGGCGACAAGTGA
- a CDS encoding pitrilysin family protein: MTSRSSTTTARTSSEARAVARTQTLIKGAAGIGTVRKTTLPGGLRIVTETLPSVRSATFGIWAHVGSRDETPSLNGATHYLEHLLFKGTGRRSALDISSAIDAVGGEMNAFTAKEYTCYYARVLDADLPLAIDVVCDMLTGSLILEDDVNVERGAILEEIAMTEDDPGDCVHDLFAQTMFGDNPLGRPVLGTVDTVNALTADRIRRFYKKHYDPTHLVVAAAGNIDHNTVVRQVRAAFEKAGALKNPDAAPIAPRDGRRTLRTAGRVELIGRKTEQAHIVLGMPGLARTDERRWALGVLNTALGGGMSSRLFQEVREKRGLAYSVYSYTSGFADCGLFGVYAGCRPSQVHDVLKICRDELDQVAADGLTDDEIGRAIGQLRGSTVLGLEDTGALMNRIGKSELCWGEQMSVDDMLTRIAAVTPDEVRSVARDILGQRPSLSVIGPLKDKQAARLHDAVA; encoded by the coding sequence GTGACGTCCCGTAGCTCCACGACGACGGCCCGCACCTCTTCGGAGGCGCGGGCCGTCGCCCGTACGCAAACCCTGATCAAGGGGGCCGCCGGCATCGGAACGGTCCGCAAGACCACCCTCCCGGGCGGCCTGCGCATCGTCACCGAGACCCTGCCGTCCGTCCGCTCCGCGACCTTCGGCATCTGGGCGCACGTCGGCTCCCGCGACGAGACCCCGTCCCTGAACGGCGCCACGCACTACCTGGAACACCTTCTCTTCAAGGGCACCGGGCGCAGGTCCGCGCTGGACATCTCCTCCGCGATCGACGCGGTCGGCGGCGAGATGAACGCGTTCACCGCCAAGGAGTACACGTGCTACTACGCACGCGTGCTCGACGCCGACCTGCCGCTCGCCATCGACGTGGTCTGCGACATGCTCACGGGCTCCCTCATCCTCGAAGACGACGTCAACGTCGAGCGCGGCGCGATCCTCGAAGAGATCGCGATGACCGAGGACGACCCCGGCGACTGCGTGCACGACCTGTTCGCGCAGACGATGTTCGGCGACAACCCCCTCGGCCGCCCGGTCCTCGGCACCGTCGACACGGTCAACGCCCTCACCGCCGACCGCATCCGCCGCTTCTACAAGAAGCACTACGACCCGACCCACCTCGTGGTCGCGGCCGCCGGCAACATCGACCACAACACGGTCGTACGCCAGGTCCGCGCGGCCTTCGAGAAGGCGGGCGCCCTCAAGAACCCGGACGCCGCGCCGATCGCCCCGCGCGACGGACGGCGCACCCTGCGCACCGCCGGGCGCGTCGAGCTGATCGGCCGCAAGACCGAGCAGGCGCACATCGTCCTGGGCATGCCGGGCCTGGCCCGCACGGACGAGCGCCGCTGGGCGCTGGGAGTCCTCAACACGGCCCTCGGCGGAGGCATGTCCTCCCGCCTCTTCCAGGAGGTCCGGGAGAAGCGCGGCCTGGCCTACAGCGTGTACTCGTACACCTCGGGCTTCGCCGACTGCGGTCTCTTCGGCGTGTACGCGGGCTGCCGCCCCAGCCAGGTCCACGACGTGCTGAAGATCTGCCGCGACGAACTCGACCAGGTCGCCGCCGACGGTCTCACCGACGACGAGATCGGCCGCGCCATCGGCCAGCTCAGAGGCTCCACGGTCCTCGGCCTGGAGGACACGGGCGCGCTCATGAACCGCATCGGCAAGAGCGAGCTGTGCTGGGGCGAGCAGATGTCCGTCGACGACATGCTCACCCGGATAGCCGCGGTGACCCCGGACGAGGTCCGCTCCGTGGCCCGCGACATCCTGGGACAGCGCCCGTCGCTGTCGGTCATCGGCCCGCTCAAGGACAAGCAGGCCGCCCGGCTGCACGACGCGGTCGCCTAA
- the dapB gene encoding 4-hydroxy-tetrahydrodipicolinate reductase encodes MSKLRVAVLGAKGRIGAEAVRAVEAAEDMELVAALSRGDKLETLAESGAQVAVELTTPDSVMANLDYCVGHGIHAVVGTTGWTDERLAQLTGWLERSPETGVLIAPNFSIGAVLTMKFAQIAAPYFESVEVVELHHPNKVDAPSGTATRTAQLIAEARRAAGTAPAPDATATALDGARGANVDGVPVHAVRLRGLLAHQEVLLGGEGETLTVRHDSLHHSSFMPGILLGARRVVTTPGLTFGLENFLDLG; translated from the coding sequence ATGAGCAAGCTGCGCGTGGCGGTCCTCGGCGCCAAGGGCCGGATCGGCGCCGAGGCGGTACGGGCGGTCGAGGCCGCCGAGGACATGGAACTGGTGGCCGCCCTGAGCCGGGGCGACAAGCTTGAGACGCTGGCGGAGAGCGGCGCCCAGGTCGCGGTCGAACTGACCACCCCGGACTCGGTCATGGCCAACCTCGACTACTGCGTAGGGCACGGCATCCATGCCGTCGTCGGCACCACGGGCTGGACCGACGAGCGCCTCGCGCAGCTGACGGGCTGGCTGGAGCGGTCCCCGGAGACGGGCGTGCTCATCGCGCCCAACTTCTCCATCGGGGCCGTCCTGACCATGAAGTTCGCGCAGATCGCCGCGCCCTACTTCGAGTCCGTCGAGGTCGTCGAGCTGCACCACCCGAACAAGGTGGACGCCCCCTCCGGCACCGCCACGCGCACCGCTCAGCTCATCGCCGAGGCGCGACGCGCGGCCGGCACGGCCCCCGCACCGGACGCCACGGCGACCGCTCTGGACGGCGCGCGGGGCGCGAACGTGGACGGCGTCCCCGTCCACGCGGTCCGGCTGCGCGGCCTCCTGGCCCACCAGGAGGTCCTGCTCGGCGGGGAGGGCGAGACCCTTACGGTCCGCCATGACTCGCTGCACCACAGCAGCTTCATGCCGGGCATCCTGCTCGGAGCCCGCCGGGTGGTGACGACTCCGGGCCTCACCTTCGGCCTGGAGAACTTCCTGGACCTGGGCTGA
- the thyX gene encoding FAD-dependent thymidylate synthase: protein MTPADDAKPSLRSDVTVQLVKSSASDSDVLFAARVSTVGEQSLDELGKDPERSKGLINYLMRDRHGSPFEHNSMTFFISAPIFVFREFMRHRVGWSYNEESGRYRELDPVFYVPGESRKLVQEGRPGKYVFVEGTPSQHETVRNVLDESYQQAYAAYQKLLAEGVAREVARAVLPVGLFSSMYATCNARSLMHFLGLRTQHELAKVPSFPQREIEMVGELMEAEWAKLMPLTYAAFNGNGRVAP, encoded by the coding sequence GTGACGCCCGCCGACGATGCCAAGCCGTCTCTCCGCAGTGATGTCACTGTTCAGCTGGTGAAATCCAGCGCATCGGACTCCGATGTCCTCTTCGCTGCTCGTGTCTCGACGGTCGGCGAGCAGTCCCTGGACGAGCTGGGCAAGGACCCGGAGCGCTCCAAGGGCTTGATCAACTACCTGATGCGGGACCGCCACGGAAGCCCCTTCGAGCACAACTCGATGACCTTCTTCATCAGCGCCCCGATCTTCGTGTTCCGCGAGTTCATGCGCCACCGCGTGGGGTGGTCCTACAACGAGGAGTCGGGCCGCTACCGGGAGCTGGATCCGGTGTTCTACGTGCCCGGCGAGTCGCGCAAGCTCGTCCAGGAGGGACGTCCCGGAAAGTACGTCTTCGTCGAGGGGACCCCGTCCCAGCACGAGACGGTCCGCAACGTCCTCGACGAGTCGTACCAGCAGGCGTACGCCGCCTATCAGAAGCTGCTCGCCGAGGGCGTCGCCCGCGAGGTCGCCCGCGCGGTCCTCCCGGTCGGCCTCTTCTCCTCGATGTACGCCACCTGCAACGCCCGCTCGCTGATGCACTTCCTCGGCCTGCGCACCCAGCACGAGCTGGCCAAGGTCCCGTCCTTCCCGCAGCGCGAGATCGAGATGGTCGGCGAGCTGATGGAGGCGGAGTGGGCCAAGCTCATGCCGCTCACCTACGCGGCCTTCAACGGCAACGGTCGCGTCGCCCCGTGA